From Actinopolymorpha cephalotaxi, one genomic window encodes:
- a CDS encoding ABC transporter substrate-binding protein — protein MKRSVVVRLLAGACGLALAATACGGQSDEGGGPGGGSTLSVVNASGALWTCNFNPYAPTSGQTAGAIWEPLIYVNTLTGKEKPWLATGYKWSSDRKELTFTTRSGVKWTDGKPFTAKDVAYTFNAAKTNDALDSYALWGEGVLDSVTAANDTTVKFRFKRVSTSSFYYIAGQTWILPEHVWSKVKDPVKEMMRKPVGTGPYTIGSCTPQAVTYTKNPKYWQKGKPKVDKVLYPAFVDNQPANRYLAQGKGDWGGQFVPNIDNYWVAKDKAHRKYWYPPSGNVYIGINAAKPFLGDKRVRQALSYAVDRDKVSSDAMFGYQPPANQAAIPTPTFKDWLDQAAVSKYDYGFDPAKVAGKLQAAGFTKGADGMFKTPDGKPFKLSIINNGGFTDWVAAVQVLTGSFKKAGIAVEALNLNGNEYNRRLSQGQFDLAYMSASSGPTPYYQLRDVLYGAYAKPIGQDTSRNYERWKDPATDALIRQYDTLTDQQAQIGVVKKLEQVMLEQVPVIPVTQAVSWSQMDSTHFTNWPSKQNPYANPAPYAAPDWGVVLLNLEPVQKK, from the coding sequence ATGAAACGATCGGTAGTTGTACGACTTCTCGCAGGCGCGTGCGGCCTGGCGCTGGCCGCGACCGCCTGCGGCGGGCAGTCCGACGAGGGCGGCGGCCCCGGTGGCGGCAGCACGCTGTCGGTGGTAAACGCGTCCGGCGCGTTGTGGACCTGCAACTTCAACCCCTACGCACCCACCTCGGGGCAGACCGCGGGTGCGATCTGGGAGCCGCTGATCTACGTCAACACCCTGACCGGCAAGGAGAAGCCCTGGCTGGCCACGGGTTACAAGTGGAGTTCGGACCGCAAGGAGCTCACCTTCACCACCCGGTCGGGCGTGAAGTGGACCGACGGGAAGCCGTTCACCGCCAAGGACGTCGCCTACACCTTCAACGCCGCCAAGACCAACGACGCGCTGGACAGCTACGCCCTGTGGGGCGAGGGCGTCCTCGACAGCGTGACCGCGGCGAACGACACCACGGTGAAGTTCCGGTTCAAGCGGGTCTCCACCTCGTCGTTCTACTACATCGCCGGCCAGACCTGGATCCTGCCCGAACACGTGTGGAGCAAGGTCAAGGACCCGGTGAAGGAGATGATGCGCAAGCCGGTCGGCACCGGGCCGTACACCATCGGCTCGTGCACGCCGCAGGCCGTCACCTACACCAAGAACCCGAAGTACTGGCAGAAGGGCAAGCCGAAGGTCGACAAGGTGCTCTACCCCGCCTTCGTCGACAACCAGCCGGCTAACCGCTACCTCGCGCAGGGCAAGGGCGACTGGGGCGGCCAGTTCGTTCCGAACATCGACAACTACTGGGTCGCCAAGGACAAGGCGCACCGCAAGTACTGGTACCCACCGAGCGGCAACGTCTACATCGGCATCAACGCGGCCAAGCCGTTCCTCGGTGACAAGCGGGTCCGGCAGGCGCTGTCGTACGCCGTGGACCGGGACAAGGTGTCCAGCGACGCGATGTTCGGCTACCAGCCGCCGGCCAACCAGGCCGCGATTCCCACGCCCACGTTCAAGGACTGGCTGGACCAGGCCGCGGTGTCGAAGTACGACTACGGTTTCGACCCGGCGAAGGTGGCGGGCAAGCTCCAGGCGGCCGGCTTCACCAAGGGCGCGGACGGGATGTTCAAGACGCCGGACGGCAAGCCGTTCAAGCTGAGCATCATCAACAACGGCGGCTTCACCGACTGGGTGGCCGCGGTGCAGGTGCTCACCGGGAGCTTCAAGAAGGCCGGCATCGCGGTGGAGGCGCTCAACCTCAACGGCAACGAGTACAACCGCCGGCTCAGCCAGGGCCAGTTCGACCTGGCGTACATGTCGGCGAGCTCCGGCCCCACGCCGTACTACCAGCTCCGCGACGTGCTCTACGGCGCCTACGCCAAGCCCATCGGCCAGGACACCAGCCGCAACTACGAACGCTGGAAGGACCCGGCCACCGACGCCCTGATCCGCCAGTACGACACGCTGACCGACCAGCAGGCCCAGATCGGCGTGGTCAAGAAGCTGGAACAGGTGATGCTGGAACAGGTCCCGGTCATCCCGGTCACCCAGGCGGTCTCGTGGAGCCAGATGGACAGCACGCACTTCACCAACTGGCCGTCGAAGCAGAACCCCTACGCCAACCCGGCGCCGTACGCCGCGCCCGACTGGGGCGTCGTCCTGCTCAACCTCGAGCCCGTGCAGAAGAAGTGA
- a CDS encoding mandelate racemase/muconate lactonizing enzyme family protein, with the protein MSRVVSASAYLVDLEVETPRTDAVQSFVKQETVFVELATDDGHTGLGYSYTIGTGGHAVLALLRHDLLPRLVGTEAGDIEARWNDLYAVTRATSIGVITALALAAVDTALWDIRCRRAGEPLWRMAGGFRRQVPVYDTEGGWLHLPTEELVAGAAASRDAGLFGVKLKVGKRLVAEDVARIAAVRAEVGSGMEIMVDANQSLTVAGATRRARAFEELDVAWLEEPLPADDVSGHALLARASSVPVAVGESLYSLGQFRGYLEAGAAGIVQVDVARIGGITPWLKVAHLAEAFNVAVAPHFLMELHVSLAAAVPNGSYVEHIPQLRAITTEELRIVDGHAVVPEAPGLGIAWNQDAIDDRRVA; encoded by the coding sequence ATGAGCAGGGTGGTCAGCGCGTCGGCGTACCTCGTCGACCTGGAGGTGGAGACCCCGCGAACCGACGCGGTGCAGTCGTTCGTCAAGCAGGAGACGGTGTTCGTCGAGCTCGCCACCGACGACGGGCACACCGGACTCGGCTACAGCTACACGATCGGCACCGGCGGGCACGCCGTCCTGGCGCTGTTGCGGCACGACCTGCTGCCGCGGCTGGTGGGCACCGAGGCCGGCGACATCGAGGCGCGGTGGAACGACCTGTACGCCGTGACCCGGGCGACCAGCATCGGCGTCATCACCGCGCTCGCCCTGGCCGCCGTGGACACCGCCCTGTGGGACATCCGCTGCCGGCGCGCGGGTGAGCCGCTGTGGCGGATGGCCGGCGGGTTCCGGCGGCAGGTGCCGGTCTACGACACCGAGGGCGGCTGGCTGCACCTGCCGACCGAGGAGCTCGTCGCCGGTGCGGCCGCCTCCCGCGACGCCGGGTTGTTCGGGGTGAAACTCAAGGTGGGCAAGCGACTCGTCGCCGAGGACGTCGCACGCATCGCCGCCGTCCGAGCCGAGGTCGGTTCCGGCATGGAGATCATGGTCGATGCCAACCAGTCGTTGACAGTGGCCGGCGCGACCCGGCGGGCGAGGGCGTTCGAGGAGCTGGACGTCGCCTGGCTGGAGGAGCCGCTGCCGGCCGACGACGTGTCGGGGCACGCGTTGCTGGCCCGGGCTAGTTCGGTTCCGGTCGCGGTGGGCGAGTCGTTGTACTCCCTCGGACAGTTCCGCGGCTACCTCGAGGCCGGTGCGGCCGGAATCGTGCAGGTCGACGTGGCCCGGATCGGCGGCATCACGCCCTGGCTGAAGGTCGCCCACCTGGCGGAGGCGTTCAACGTCGCGGTGGCGCCGCACTTCCTGATGGAGCTGCACGTGAGCCTCGCCGCCGCCGTGCCGAACGGCTCCTACGTCGAGCACATCCCGCAGCTGCGGGCGATCACCACCGAGGAGCTGAGGATCGTCGACGGGCACGCGGTCGTGCCGGAAGCGCCGGGGCTCGGCATCGCGTGGAATCAGGACGCGATCGACGACCGCCGGGTCGCCTGA
- a CDS encoding phytanoyl-CoA dioxygenase family protein has protein sequence MERKQPTPLDDFLFDLRGYLVLKNAVEPELLDDLNHAFDTFPELAPGQWWGNAQRRDYTDETGFELHNVVEAGEPFERLIDHPSWISLVTHFAGEEKCYVEGVFIDECIASIRTSGGHHPVHSGGFQGAMRGAFQYKNGVFRCGQVNIILALTDVGEGDGPTMVIPGSHKSNFVHPLAGDYAAGDRMDTLEGAIPLHLDKGDALLFVDGLMHGGSSRTNPGERRVLIYRYGPSWARTRFNYEYSPELLERLTPERRRILQPVAPARPPVAQPVP, from the coding sequence GTGGAACGAAAGCAGCCGACCCCGCTGGACGACTTCCTGTTCGACCTTCGTGGCTATCTGGTGCTGAAGAACGCCGTCGAGCCGGAGCTCCTGGACGACCTCAACCACGCGTTCGACACCTTCCCCGAGCTCGCGCCCGGGCAGTGGTGGGGCAACGCGCAGCGCCGCGACTACACCGACGAGACCGGCTTCGAACTGCACAACGTCGTCGAGGCCGGCGAGCCGTTCGAGCGGCTCATCGACCACCCGTCCTGGATCAGCCTGGTCACCCACTTCGCCGGTGAGGAGAAGTGTTACGTGGAAGGCGTCTTCATCGACGAGTGCATCGCCTCCATCCGGACCTCCGGTGGCCACCACCCGGTGCACAGCGGCGGCTTCCAGGGCGCGATGCGCGGCGCCTTCCAGTACAAGAACGGCGTCTTCCGCTGCGGCCAGGTGAACATCATCCTGGCGCTCACCGACGTGGGCGAGGGCGACGGTCCCACCATGGTGATCCCGGGCAGCCACAAGTCGAACTTCGTGCACCCGCTGGCCGGTGACTACGCGGCCGGTGACCGGATGGACACCCTCGAGGGCGCGATCCCGTTGCACCTGGACAAGGGCGACGCGCTGTTGTTCGTGGACGGGTTGATGCACGGCGGCAGCAGCCGTACCAACCCGGGCGAGCGCCGGGTCCTCATCTACCGCTACGGGCCTTCCTGGGCACGTACGCGCTTCAACTACGAGTACTCGCCCGAGCTGCTGGAGCGGCTGACCCCGGAGCGGCGGCGGATCCTGCAGCCGGTCGCGCCGGCCCGCCCGCCGGTGGCCCAGCCGGTGCCCTGA
- a CDS encoding ABC transporter ATP-binding protein, with protein MTAVREDSAASSSAGPVLRATNLTRHFRVGGRLGRNTLHAVDGVDLTIGRREIVALVGESGSGKSTVARLLAMLHPVTAGEIHYHGRPVGTLRGRKQRLDYRRRVQMVFQDPYSSLSPVYPVSHAIMRSLRLHRGDLSATERTKEAERLLALVGLTPPGEVMRKYPHELSGGQRQRVGFAAALACRPEVILADEPVSMLDVSIRIGLLNLMARLREQEDVSFLYITHDLASARYVADRMMVMYAGQVVESGPAEQVLADPRHPYTQLLLSAAPDPDAMREESGPDDYGEPPRVVDPEEGCRFRPRCPLAIPVCDTVTPPLGELVPGHSAACHVAAVDAGAATAPASPTSG; from the coding sequence ATGACCGCCGTACGCGAGGACTCCGCCGCTTCGAGTTCTGCCGGCCCGGTGCTGCGGGCCACCAACCTCACCCGCCACTTCCGCGTCGGCGGCCGGCTCGGCCGCAACACCCTGCACGCCGTCGACGGGGTGGACCTCACCATCGGGCGGCGCGAGATCGTCGCCCTGGTGGGAGAAAGCGGCAGCGGCAAGAGCACGGTGGCGAGGTTGCTCGCGATGCTGCACCCGGTGACCGCGGGCGAGATCCACTACCACGGCCGGCCGGTGGGAACGCTCCGCGGCCGCAAGCAGCGCCTGGACTACCGCCGCCGGGTGCAGATGGTGTTCCAGGACCCCTACAGCTCGCTCAGCCCGGTCTATCCCGTCTCGCACGCGATCATGCGGTCGCTGCGGCTGCACCGCGGCGACCTGTCCGCGACCGAACGTACGAAGGAGGCCGAACGCCTGCTCGCGCTGGTGGGGCTCACCCCGCCCGGTGAGGTGATGCGGAAGTACCCCCACGAGCTCAGCGGCGGCCAGCGGCAGCGGGTCGGGTTCGCGGCGGCGCTGGCCTGCCGTCCGGAGGTGATCCTGGCCGACGAGCCGGTGTCGATGCTGGACGTGTCGATCCGGATCGGGCTGCTCAACCTGATGGCCAGGCTGCGCGAGCAGGAGGACGTGTCGTTCCTCTACATCACCCACGACCTGGCCAGCGCACGGTACGTCGCCGACCGGATGATGGTGATGTACGCCGGGCAGGTGGTGGAGAGCGGGCCGGCCGAACAGGTGCTCGCCGACCCGCGCCATCCGTACACCCAACTCCTGTTGTCGGCCGCACCGGACCCGGACGCGATGCGCGAGGAGAGCGGCCCGGACGACTACGGCGAGCCGCCGCGGGTGGTCGACCCCGAGGAGGGCTGCAGGTTCCGGCCGCGTTGCCCGCTGGCGATCCCGGTGTGCGACACCGTCACACCACCACTCGGCGAGTTGGTCCCGGGCCACTCCGCGGCGTGCCACGTCGCGGCCGTGGACGCGGGCGCGGCGACCGCACCCGCGTCGCCAACCTCCGGTTGA
- a CDS encoding ArsR/SmtB family transcription factor: protein MPSEIKSMRAVAHPVRLRMLSLLTGAPMSATELAQELDITHANASYHLRLLVAAGMLEPAGEENVRGGVAKRYRYLARTPGTPGAAGSPGTTAPPGEVDLEQLPVWQAIADELVRRAHHQIRAGHPASLTDADLWVEPETWQRVVALTAEASNLLHTNARRPRTSGTIRVNATMALFELDPKETAQKGNGR from the coding sequence ATGCCGTCGGAGATCAAGAGCATGCGGGCCGTGGCCCACCCGGTCCGGCTTCGCATGCTCTCCCTGCTCACCGGTGCGCCGATGTCGGCCACCGAGCTCGCCCAGGAGTTGGACATCACCCACGCCAACGCGTCCTACCACCTGCGGCTGCTGGTGGCGGCCGGCATGCTGGAGCCGGCCGGTGAGGAGAACGTCCGCGGCGGAGTCGCCAAGCGCTACCGCTATCTCGCCCGCACACCCGGGACTCCCGGGGCAGCCGGGTCACCCGGTACGACGGCGCCGCCCGGCGAGGTCGACCTCGAGCAGTTGCCGGTCTGGCAGGCGATCGCGGACGAACTCGTCCGGCGCGCGCACCACCAGATCCGCGCCGGCCATCCGGCCTCCCTCACCGACGCCGACCTCTGGGTCGAGCCCGAGACCTGGCAGCGGGTGGTCGCCCTCACCGCCGAGGCGTCCAACCTGCTGCACACGAACGCCCGCCGGCCTCGCACGTCCGGCACCATCCGGGTCAACGCGACGATGGCGCTGTTCGAGCTCGACCCGAAGGAGACCGCACAGAAGGGGAACGGGCGATGA
- a CDS encoding cysteine hydrolase family protein yields MRALVVIDMQNGFCHPEGSLAHVGMKLADVDQAVRTTAEVVADARRNRVPVIFTRHGYRPGRADEGPNAARLNPKLARLDGLVAGTWDSALVAELGALPDDLTVDKVRFDAFVWTSLDPLLRGLGVTELVLAGVVTNISVESTARSAFMHDYEVTVLSDCCAAQTPRLHEISLEVLDACGLATVTSVDAGFTFAREATIEPPAEAMPTVA; encoded by the coding sequence ATGAGAGCGCTCGTCGTCATCGACATGCAGAACGGTTTCTGTCATCCGGAGGGATCACTCGCGCACGTGGGCATGAAGCTCGCCGACGTGGACCAGGCCGTACGGACCACCGCCGAGGTGGTCGCCGACGCGCGCCGCAACCGCGTACCCGTGATCTTCACCCGGCACGGCTACCGGCCCGGCCGCGCCGACGAGGGACCCAACGCCGCCCGGCTGAACCCCAAGCTGGCGCGGCTGGACGGACTGGTCGCGGGCACCTGGGACAGCGCGCTCGTCGCCGAACTCGGCGCGCTGCCCGACGACCTGACGGTCGACAAGGTGCGCTTCGACGCGTTCGTGTGGACCTCCCTGGACCCGCTGCTGCGGGGGCTCGGCGTCACCGAACTCGTCCTCGCCGGCGTCGTCACCAACATCAGCGTGGAGTCGACGGCCAGGTCGGCGTTCATGCACGACTACGAGGTGACGGTGCTGTCGGACTGCTGCGCGGCCCAGACGCCACGCCTGCACGAGATCTCGCTGGAGGTGCTGGACGCGTGCGGCCTGGCCACGGTCACCTCCGTCGACGCCGGCTTCACCTTCGCCCGGGAGGCCACCATCGAACCCCCGGCGGAGGCGATGCCCACGGTCGCCTAG
- a CDS encoding ABC transporter permease yields the protein MPRLIRRLEFFVVTFWAAVSINFLLPRMMPGDPIQQMMARMKGQITGSRRHSLEVMLGLNTHEPLWRQYISYWGQVFRFDFGSSITYFPENVTSVISIAIPWTLGLVGVTTVLAFVLGTLLGAVSAWRRGGVLDSVLPPVFIVVGALPFFWVGLLFLYVFGVLLPWAPIGFGYDITAGQLSFDWQTISQIVSHALLPATVIVLTSIGGWILTMRNTMIGVLSEDYVKMARAKGLSSGRIMVQYASRNAILPNLTGFAMSLGFVISGALLVELVFTYPGVGYLLVQAVTGQDYPLMQALFLLITAATLVSVLIADAVTFVLDPRTRGRA from the coding sequence ATGCCCCGACTGATCCGCAGGCTGGAGTTCTTCGTCGTCACGTTCTGGGCAGCGGTGAGTATCAACTTCCTGCTGCCCAGGATGATGCCCGGAGATCCGATCCAGCAGATGATGGCCCGGATGAAGGGCCAGATCACCGGCTCCCGACGGCACTCGCTGGAGGTGATGCTCGGCCTGAACACCCACGAACCCCTGTGGAGGCAGTACATCTCCTACTGGGGCCAGGTGTTCCGGTTCGACTTCGGCTCCTCCATCACCTACTTCCCCGAGAACGTCACCAGCGTGATCTCGATCGCGATCCCGTGGACGCTGGGACTCGTCGGGGTCACCACCGTCCTCGCGTTCGTACTCGGCACCCTGCTCGGCGCGGTCTCGGCCTGGCGGCGCGGCGGGGTGCTCGACAGCGTGCTGCCGCCGGTGTTCATCGTGGTGGGCGCGCTGCCGTTCTTCTGGGTGGGACTGCTGTTCCTGTACGTCTTCGGCGTTCTGCTTCCGTGGGCGCCGATCGGGTTCGGGTACGACATCACCGCCGGCCAGTTGTCGTTCGACTGGCAGACGATCAGCCAGATCGTCTCGCACGCGCTGCTGCCGGCGACGGTGATCGTGCTGACCTCCATCGGCGGGTGGATCCTCACCATGCGCAACACGATGATCGGCGTGCTGTCGGAGGACTACGTGAAGATGGCGCGGGCGAAGGGGTTGTCGTCCGGCCGGATCATGGTGCAGTACGCCAGCCGCAACGCGATCCTGCCCAACCTCACCGGGTTCGCGATGTCGCTCGGCTTCGTCATCAGCGGCGCCCTGCTGGTCGAGCTGGTGTTCACCTACCCCGGGGTCGGCTACCTGCTGGTGCAGGCGGTGACCGGGCAGGACTACCCGCTGATGCAGGCGCTGTTCCTGCTGATCACCGCGGCGACGCTGGTCTCGGTGCTGATCGCCGACGCGGTGACGTTCGTCCTCGACCCGCGGACCCGGGGCAGGGCGTGA
- a CDS encoding class I SAM-dependent methyltransferase, with the protein MSDDRRLRTTFDEAAVSYQSARPDYPGQVYADLLDVTGLNPPDRLLEVGCGPGKATLPLARAGFAITAVELGPALAEQARHNLAGFPDVEVVTASFEDWPGPAGGPPFGLVYAATAWAWIDPAVKYARAAELLRPGGHLAVWNAVHGFPAGYDPFFEQIQEVYVELGEDRPGDRWPPPPPEEAPDLAGEFEESGHFEPVAVRRYVWGIRYTAEEYIALLDTFSGHIAMGPDKRDRLYGEIRRRLAARPDGRLTRHWASVLTVGRRR; encoded by the coding sequence ATGTCTGACGATCGGCGGCTGCGGACCACCTTCGACGAGGCGGCGGTGTCGTACCAGTCGGCCCGTCCCGACTATCCCGGGCAGGTGTACGCCGACCTGCTCGACGTCACCGGGCTGAACCCCCCGGACCGCCTGCTGGAGGTGGGCTGCGGCCCGGGCAAGGCCACCTTGCCGCTGGCCCGGGCCGGGTTCGCGATCACCGCCGTGGAGCTGGGACCGGCGCTGGCCGAGCAGGCCCGGCACAACCTGGCCGGCTTCCCGGACGTCGAGGTCGTCACCGCGTCGTTCGAGGACTGGCCGGGTCCGGCCGGCGGTCCGCCGTTCGGCCTCGTCTACGCCGCGACCGCCTGGGCCTGGATCGACCCGGCGGTGAAGTACGCCAGGGCCGCGGAACTGCTGCGGCCGGGCGGGCACCTCGCGGTGTGGAACGCCGTGCACGGCTTCCCGGCCGGGTACGACCCGTTCTTCGAACAGATCCAGGAGGTCTACGTCGAGCTCGGCGAGGACCGGCCCGGCGACCGGTGGCCGCCGCCTCCGCCGGAGGAGGCGCCGGACCTGGCGGGGGAGTTCGAGGAGTCAGGCCACTTCGAGCCGGTGGCGGTACGCCGTTACGTGTGGGGGATCCGCTACACCGCCGAGGAGTACATCGCCTTGCTGGACACGTTCTCCGGGCACATCGCGATGGGCCCGGACAAGCGCGACCGACTGTACGGCGAGATCCGCCGCCGGCTCGCGGCCCGCCCCGACGGCCGGCTGACCCGGCACTGGGCGTCGGTGCTCACCGTCGGCCGCCGCCGCTGA
- a CDS encoding ABC transporter permease: MSTDLNHTEDTGSPGGTETAVEAAATQDDDNRHRSAIGQLLGSIAHNPKALAGAAVLGMFVVVAVFAPLIAPFDPHSTDYGRGVGPSGAHWLGTTTYGQDVFSQLVYGTRQSLLIAFLVGGVATVVSALIGVGAAYVGNLVDHGLSLFTDIFLVIPGLPLLIVISSYIRGGGIMVMVGVIAVTSWAYGARQFRAQALSLRNREFLDAARVRGERTSYTVVFEILPTMSGLLVANFLGAAVYGVLAVAGLQFIGLGDITSISWGSMMHWAENNEALQAGTPLWDLAPGLCIALLGASFSLINYAFDEVSNPALRPPRRRRPQRDRSQRNQKEVSGAATVQQT, translated from the coding sequence ATGAGCACCGACCTCAACCACACCGAGGACACCGGGAGCCCCGGCGGCACGGAAACCGCCGTCGAGGCAGCGGCCACCCAGGACGACGACAACCGTCACCGGAGCGCGATCGGCCAGCTGCTCGGCTCGATCGCGCACAACCCCAAGGCACTCGCCGGGGCGGCGGTGCTGGGCATGTTCGTCGTGGTCGCGGTGTTCGCACCGCTGATCGCGCCGTTCGATCCGCACTCCACCGACTACGGCCGCGGTGTCGGCCCCAGCGGTGCGCACTGGCTCGGCACCACGACATACGGCCAGGACGTCTTCTCCCAGCTGGTGTACGGCACCCGCCAGTCGTTGCTGATCGCGTTCCTCGTCGGCGGGGTGGCGACGGTGGTGTCGGCCCTGATCGGCGTCGGCGCGGCCTACGTCGGCAACCTCGTCGACCACGGGCTGTCGCTGTTCACCGACATCTTCCTGGTGATCCCGGGGCTGCCGCTGCTGATCGTCATCTCCTCCTACATCCGCGGCGGCGGCATCATGGTGATGGTCGGCGTGATCGCGGTGACCAGCTGGGCCTACGGCGCGCGGCAGTTCCGGGCACAGGCACTGTCGCTGCGCAACCGGGAGTTCCTGGACGCCGCGCGGGTGCGCGGTGAACGCACCTCCTACACCGTGGTCTTCGAGATCCTGCCCACCATGTCGGGACTGCTGGTGGCGAACTTCCTCGGCGCCGCGGTGTACGGCGTGCTGGCGGTCGCGGGCCTGCAGTTCATCGGCCTGGGCGACATCACCTCGATCAGCTGGGGTTCGATGATGCACTGGGCGGAGAACAACGAGGCCCTGCAGGCGGGCACGCCGCTGTGGGACCTCGCCCCCGGCCTGTGCATCGCCCTGCTGGGCGCCAGTTTCTCGCTGATCAACTACGCCTTCGACGAGGTGAGCAACCCCGCGCTGCGCCCGCCGCGGCGACGCCGGCCGCAGCGCGACCGGTCACAGCGCAACCAGAAGGAGGTGTCCGGTGCAGCCACTGTCCAGCAGACCTGA
- a CDS encoding ABC transporter ATP-binding protein, whose amino-acid sequence MQPLSSRPDTTPQSRQALLDITDLVVDYGVHEPVRAVDHVSLRVRRGEFVGIVGESGCGKSTLLYAVARLLSPPARIVSGQVDFAGRQMVQLTEDELRPIRWRDYSVVMQSAMNALNPVLSIGAQLRDAMAAHERIPAAQMRQRSEEVLRLVGIDPIHLTSYPHQLSGGMRQRAMIAMALVFRPDLIIMDEPTSALDVVAQRSLMRRVKALQEEFGFAVVFVTHDMSLVSHYSDRLAIMYAGQLVELGATREVFAHARHPYSEGLLGAFPSLRGERRELTGIPGAPPDLRHPPRGCRFQPRCPKVMDICREDPPAYHVGATELVRCHLYGPDAHGPDAAPERQEQR is encoded by the coding sequence GTGCAGCCACTGTCCAGCAGACCTGACACCACACCGCAGTCGCGTCAAGCCCTGCTTGACATCACCGACCTGGTGGTCGACTACGGCGTGCACGAGCCGGTCCGGGCGGTCGACCACGTGAGCCTGCGGGTGCGCCGGGGCGAGTTCGTCGGCATCGTCGGGGAGTCCGGGTGCGGCAAGTCCACCTTGCTGTACGCCGTGGCCCGGCTGCTCAGCCCGCCCGCGCGCATCGTGTCCGGGCAGGTCGACTTCGCGGGTCGCCAGATGGTCCAGCTCACCGAGGACGAGCTGCGCCCGATCCGCTGGCGCGACTACTCCGTGGTGATGCAGAGCGCGATGAACGCGCTCAATCCCGTGCTCAGCATCGGCGCCCAGCTGCGGGACGCGATGGCCGCGCACGAACGCATCCCGGCCGCGCAGATGCGGCAGCGGTCGGAGGAGGTGCTGCGGCTGGTCGGCATCGACCCGATTCACCTGACCAGCTACCCACACCAGCTGTCCGGCGGTATGCGGCAACGGGCGATGATCGCGATGGCGCTGGTGTTCCGGCCCGACCTGATCATCATGGACGAGCCGACGTCCGCCCTCGACGTGGTGGCCCAGCGGTCGCTGATGCGCCGGGTCAAGGCGCTGCAGGAGGAGTTCGGCTTCGCGGTCGTGTTCGTCACCCACGACATGTCGCTGGTCAGCCACTACTCCGACCGGCTGGCGATCATGTACGCCGGCCAGCTGGTCGAGCTCGGCGCCACCCGCGAGGTGTTCGCCCACGCGCGCCACCCGTACAGCGAGGGCCTGCTCGGCGCGTTCCCCTCCCTGCGTGGCGAACGCCGGGAGCTGACCGGCATCCCGGGCGCACCACCGGACCTGCGGCATCCACCGCGCGGTTGCCGTTTCCAGCCGCGCTGCCCGAAGGTGATGGACATCTGCCGCGAGGACCCGCCGGCGTACCACGTCGGCGCCACCGAACTCGTCCGCTGCCACCTCTACGGACCCGACGCCCACGGACCCGACGCCGCACCCGAACGTCAGGAGCAGCGATGA
- a CDS encoding SDR family NAD(P)-dependent oxidoreductase, with translation MNVFDSFSLAGRKALVTGGNRGLGKAFTVALAQAGAEVAFVSRHADRNERAAAELAENGVRAVPITGDITVAADVDRAVEETVSSLGGLDILVNNAGVCFHAPSWEVTDEEWDQVFDLNVRALWRCCRVAGKHMAANGGGSIVNVGSISGVIVNRPQWQPAYNASKAAVHQLTKSLAAEWAPYDIRVNALAPGYVKTEMAPVDRPEFRRQWIEDAPQQRYATPEEIAPSVVFLAGPAASFMTGSVLVVDGGYTAF, from the coding sequence GTGAACGTCTTCGACAGCTTCAGCCTCGCGGGTCGCAAGGCCCTGGTCACCGGCGGCAACCGCGGCCTCGGCAAAGCCTTCACGGTCGCCCTGGCCCAGGCCGGCGCCGAGGTCGCCTTCGTCTCCCGGCACGCCGACCGCAACGAGCGCGCCGCCGCGGAGCTGGCCGAAAACGGCGTCCGCGCGGTGCCGATCACCGGGGACATCACCGTCGCCGCCGACGTGGACCGCGCGGTGGAGGAGACCGTCAGCTCGCTCGGCGGCCTGGACATCCTGGTCAACAACGCCGGGGTGTGCTTCCACGCGCCGTCGTGGGAGGTCACCGACGAGGAGTGGGACCAGGTGTTCGACCTCAACGTCCGTGCGCTGTGGCGGTGCTGCCGGGTCGCCGGCAAGCACATGGCGGCCAACGGAGGCGGCTCGATCGTCAACGTGGGTTCGATTTCCGGCGTGATCGTCAACCGCCCGCAGTGGCAGCCCGCCTACAACGCGTCGAAGGCGGCCGTGCACCAGCTGACGAAGTCGCTGGCGGCGGAGTGGGCGCCGTACGACATCCGGGTCAACGCGCTCGCGCCCGGTTACGTGAAGACCGAGATGGCGCCGGTGGACCGGCCGGAGTTCCGGCGGCAGTGGATCGAGGACGCGCCGCAGCAGCGGTACGCCACACCGGAGGAGATCGCACCGAGCGTGGTGTTCCTGGCCGGCCCGGCCGCGTCGTTCATGACCGGGTCCGTCCTTGTCGTGGACGGTGGCTACACGGCCTTCTGA